Proteins co-encoded in one Aspergillus luchuensis IFO 4308 DNA, chromosome 6, nearly complete sequence genomic window:
- a CDS encoding flavin monoamine oxidase family protein (COG:Q;~EggNog:ENOG410Q2WX;~InterPro:IPR001613,IPR036188,IPR002937;~PFAM:PF13450,PF01593;~go_function: GO:0016491 - oxidoreductase activity [Evidence IEA];~go_process: GO:0055114 - oxidation-reduction process [Evidence IEA]) codes for MFDLIVVGAGFSGLQAAITAQQAGLSVVVLEARDRIGGKIWSVPLASGRGYADLGGAWINVNLQKRVGAYIKKFGLKTVEQRLEGRAIMQEAANERFEFPFGVTPSDWTTEEKENLAKIRDHIQAESLKPGPPRADDDNVTLEQYIRNLGAGPKTIKMVNLWARVMHGLESSEYSAAWFIDYCRCNHGLLAIRADDSSGGQHLRFRDGSQSLANALASLVGPSNIHLSSPIATIEDLSTHTIITTTSGKSFAARKCILSIPSTMYKELNIQPPLPPRVQEVTNATVLGDYNKAIVCYDRPWWRDSGFNGYFASYSGPVILARDTSVDEVRHYSLTCFVNGNEGRKWGKLIPHERRAVVIKQLTKVFNAGDNNDHEVYKPIEVFDQVWQHERYSRGALAPITALGHMTRFADVYGKPVGNLHFVGTEYSNEWRGYMEGALCSGEVGAAEVIKALSGRGRATL; via the exons ATGTTCGACCTCATCGTCGTAGGTGCCGGTTTCTCCGGCCTGCAGGCTGCTATTACAGCACAACAAGCTGGCCTTTCAGTCGTCGTCCTGGAAGCACGCGACCGCATTGGCGGGAAGATCTGGAGTGTCCCGCTTGCCTCTGGTCGAGGGTACGCTGACTTGGGTGGTGCTTGGATCAATGTCAACCTGCAAAAGCGGGTAGGCGCATACATAAAGAAATTTGGTCTGAAGACTGTAGAACAGCGACTAGAAGGAAGGGCGATCATGCAGGAAGCTGCGAACGAGAGGTTCGAGTTTCCGTTTGGGGTCACTCCATCTGAT TGGACtacagaagaaaaggagaatcTGGCAAAGATTCGCGATCACATTCAAGCCGAGTCGCTGAAACCTGGCCCTCCTCgggctgatgatgacaacGTCACCCTCGAGCAATACATTCGTAATCTCGGAGCAGGGCCGAAGACAATCAAAATGGTAAACCTTTGGGCGCGGGTTATGCATGGGCTGGAATCGTCCGAGTACTCCGCTGCTTGGTTCATCGATTACTGCCGCTGCAACCACGGTCTTTTGGCTATCCGTGCGGATGACTCGAGCGGCGGGCAGCATCTGCGGTTCAGAGATG GCTCTCAATCCCTTGCAAACGCCCTCGCATCCCTCGTCGGCCCCTCCAACATCCATCTCTCGTCCCCGATCGCCACAATCGAGGATCTATCCACCCACACGATtataacaacaacatctgGCAAGTCCTTCGCAGCGCGCAAATgtatcctctccatccccagcaCCATGTACAAAGAGCTCAATATCCAGCCTCCTCTCCCGCCCCGAGTGCAGGAAGTCACCAACGCCACCGTGCTGGGCGATTACAACAAAGCCATTGTATGCTACGATCGGCCCTGGTGGCGCGATAGCGGATTCAATGGCTATTTCGCCTCGTACAGCGGGCCGGTAATACTGGCTAGGGACACCTCCGTTGATGAAGTCCGTCATTACTCTCTGACCTGCTTTGTGAATGGCAAcgaggggaggaagtgggGCAAGCTCATCCCTCATGAGCGAAGAGCGGTGGTCATTAAGCAGTTGACTAAGGTGTTCAACGCTGGTGACAACAACGATCACGAGGTGTACAAACCCATTGAAGTATTTGACCAGGTTTGGCAGCATGAGAGGTATAGTCGTGGGGCGCTGGCGCCGATCACCGCACTGGGCCATATGACGCGGTTCGCGGATGTCTATGGCAAGCCTGTGGGTAATTTGCATTTTGTTGGAACTGAGTATAGCAATGAGTGGAGGGGGTATATGGAGGGTGCGCTGTGTTCGGGTGAGGTTGGGGCAGCGGAGGTTATCAAGGCCTTgagtggaaggggaagggcaaCTCTGTGA
- a CDS encoding fungal specific transcription factor domain-containing protein (COG:K;~EggNog:ENOG410PMRV;~InterPro:IPR007219;~TransMembrane:2 (i91-111o140-160i);~go_function: GO:0003677 - DNA binding [Evidence IEA];~go_function: GO:0008270 - zinc ion binding [Evidence IEA];~go_process: GO:0006351 - transcription, DNA-templated [Evidence IEA]), which produces MIAEKLQIVSHCSGPDLFDGDLYPIHWNPLPVNEHPDVSNLPSMDYALYLFNTVKFHLGHNFRLLDEVNFLHHTKEFYHGDAAKEASKNRLWFVQFLLVLAFGNAFLLPVGCHSSSDNKEPPGAKYFVRAMSLMPDPTTLSRGGFVAIEVLALTGLYLYCIDHRSSAYSYVGHAIRIAQMDGMHTQLPEDELGAETVARSRDLWWTLYVLDRHISSSVGASMTLQDSDITTLLDPPGTTAQSNATLGLLVRLSHLLSYILSTIYKCSQTQLGTFLETTRSILQVLASQAQDIENIMEVKFQNSVDAMSKGTRHVTLLYHQCVIVATRPLLLSVLKERLDRLGHGPEDWQSIVATTDGLISAGIKSAIKTLQILKDEDNLLDVFLPFDMEFTYGAAMHIAMAKAVFPNVTEGENENCMNDVHSILDQMIQRGNKLAAARKSELVQLEKLFQEVAERIERRGLETLTLPTSFAAVPPPSELCSEFMMAGRVDRPQDSGDLPACPVPLTSVPGSPSVLAQSSSLGFLDSIGISSYEFFSLVNQIGQTEGCSVLDAGAPSWDGSM; this is translated from the exons ATGATTGCAGAGAAGCTCCAGATTGTATCGCACTGCAGCGGACCAGATCTATTCGACGGTGACCTCTACCCAATCCACTGGAACCCCCTTCCGGTGAATGAGCACCCTGATGTCAGCAACCTTCCTTCAATGGACTACGCACTCTACCTGTTCAATACCGTCAAATTTCATCTGGGACATAACTTCCGTCTACTCGATGAAGTCAACTTTTTACACCACACCAAGGAGTTCTACCATGGAGACGCAGCaaaggaagcaagcaagaatcGGCTATGGTTCGTTCAGTTTCTACTAGTTCTTGCATTTGGGAATGCATTCTTGTTGCCAGTGGGCTGTCATTCAAGTAGCGACAATAAAGAGCCACCCGGGGCTAAGTACTTCGTGAGGGCTATGAGTCTCATGCCCGATCCGACAACGTTATCCCGCGGCGGGTTTGTGGCTATTGAAGTGCTCGCATTGACAGGGTTGTATCTTTATTGTATTGATCACCGGTCTTCAGCATACTCTTAT GTGGGACACGCCATCCGCATTGCACAGATGGACGGTATGCATACTCAACTGCCTGAAGACGAGCTCGGAGCAGAAACTGTCGCCCGGTCGAGGGATCTTTGGTGGACACTATACGTTTTGGACCGCCACATATCGTCGTCAGTTGGTGCGTCCATGACACTCCAGGATAGCGATATCACCACCCTGCTTGACCCACCCGGGACAACAGCGCAGAGCAATGCTACGCTTGGCCTTCTGGTGAGGCTGTCGCATCTTCTATCATATATTCTGTCAA CTATATACAAATGTAGTCAAACTCAGCTGGGGACGTTCCTCGAGACCACACGATCGATTTTACAAGTCCTTGCCAGTCAAGCCCAAGACATCGAGAATATCATGGAAGTGAAATTCCAGAACTCAGTGGACGCCATGTCGAAGGGAACAAGGCACGTTACGCTGCTATATCACCAG TGCGTAATAGTAGCTACGCGCCCACTGTTGCTATCGGTGCTTAAAGAGCGATTAGACCGACTAGGTCACGGACCGGAAGACTGGCAGAGCATTGTGGCCACGACCGATGGTCTGATCTCGGCAGGCATTAAGTCGGCAATCAAAACGCTGCAGATACTGAAGGACGAAGACAATCTACTAG acgtcttcctccccttcgaCATGGAGTTCACCTACGGAGCAGCAATGCACATCGCCATGGCCAAAGCTGTCTTTCCCAACGTCACCGAAGGTGAGAATGAAAACTGCATGAACGATGTTCACTCGATCCTCGACCAAATGATCCAGCGTGGAAACAAGCTCGCAGCAGCGCGAAAGTCCGAACTTGTACAGCTTGAAAAGCTCTTCCAGGAAGTCGCAGAGCGCATCGAACGGCGGGGACTTGAGACACTTACCCTGCCCACATCTTTCGCGGCGGTGCCACCGCCCTCCGAGCTGTGCTCCGAATTTATGATGGCGGGACGCGTCGACCGTCCTCAAGACTCGGGAGATCTGCCAGCTTGTCCAGTGCCTTTGACCTCGGTACCAGGGTCCCCGTCTGTTCTGGCTCAATCTTCGAGCCTCGGCTTTTTAGATAGTATTGGGATTTCCTCGTACGAGTTTTTCTCGTTGGTAAATCAGATTGGGCAGACGGAGGGGTGTAGCGTTTTGGATGCAGGTGCGCCATCCTGGGATGGGTCCATGTAG